The following are encoded together in the Bos taurus isolate L1 Dominette 01449 registration number 42190680 breed Hereford chromosome 17, ARS-UCD2.0, whole genome shotgun sequence genome:
- the RTN4R gene encoding reticulon-4 receptor isoform X1 has product MVLWRPRTGTAGSGGSQLLAWVLWLQAWRVAAPCPGACVCYSEPKVTTSCPQQGLQAVPADIPAASQRVFLHGNRIAYVPAASFRACRNLTILWLHSNALAHIDAAAFSGLALLEQLDLSDNAQLRAVDPATFRGLGRLHTLHLDRCGLRELGPGLFRGLAALQYLYLQDNGLQALPDDAFSDLGNLTHLFLHGNHIPSVPERAFRGLHSLDRLLLHQNRVARVHPHAFRDLGRLMTLYLFANNLSALSAEALAPLRSLQYLRLNDNPWVCDCRARPLWAWLQQFRGSSSELPCSLPARLAGRDLKRLAATDLEGCAVATLPAPPIWTGGPVHEEPLGLPKCCQPDAVDKASVLEAGRPASAGNALKGRVPPGDSAPGNRSGPRHINDSPFGTLPGSAEPPLTAVQPEGSQPPGSPTTGPRRRPGCSRKNRTRSQCRLGQAGSGGGGSGAVEGSGTPSGLACSLVPLALAPVLWTVLGRC; this is encoded by the exons ATGGTCCTCTGGAGGCCCCGCACGGGGACGGCTGGTTCTGGTG GAAGCCAGCTGCTGGCCTGGGTGCTGTGGCTGCAGGCGTGGAGGGTGGCGGCGCCCTGCCCAGGCGCCTGCGTGTGCTACAGCGAACCCAAGGTGACCACCAGCTGCCCGCAGCAGGGTCTGCAGGCTGTGCCCGCCGACATCCCGGCCGCCAGCCAGCGAGTCTTCCTGCACGGCAACCGCATTGCGTACGTGCCCGCCGCCAGCTTCCGCGCCTGCCGCAACCTCACCATCCTGTGGCTGCACTCGAATGCGCTGGCCCACATCGACGCGGCCGCCTTCTCCGGCCTGGCGCTCCTGGAGCAGCTGGACCTCAGCGACAACGCGCAGCTGCGGGCCGTGGACCCCGCCACGTTCCGAGGCCTGGGCCGCCTACACACGCTGCACCTGGACCGCTGCGGCCTGCGGGAGCTGGGCCCCGGCCTGTTCCGCGGCCTGGCCGCCCTGCAGTACCTCTACCTGCAGGACAACGGGCTGCAGGCGCTTCCTGACGACGCCTTCAGCGACCTGGGCAACCTCACGCACCTCTTCCTGCACGGCAACCACATCCCCAGCGTGCCCGAGCGCGCCTTCCGCGGCCTGCACAGCCTCGACCGCCTTCTGCTCCACCAGAACCGCGTGGCACGCGTGCACCCGCACGCCTTCCGGGACCTCGGCCGCCTCATGACGCTTTACCTGTTTGCCAACAACCTCTCCGCGTTGTCCGCGGAGGCCCTGGCGCCCCTGAGGTCCCTGCAGTACCTGCGGCTCAACGACAACCCCTGGGTGTGCGACTGCCGGGCGCGCCCACTCTGGGCCTGGCTGCAGCAGTTCCGTGGCTCCTCGTCAGAGCTGCCCTGCAGCCTGCCCGCGCGCCTGGCCGGCCGTGACCTCAAGCGCTTGGCCGCCACCGACCTGGAGGGTTGCGCCGTGGCCACACTGCCGGCCCCTCCCATCTGGACCGGTGGGCCTGTCCACGAGGAGCCTCTGGGGCTGCCCAAGTGCTGCCAGCCGGACGCCGTGGACAAGGCCTCAGTGCTGGAGGCCGGGAGGCCCGCCTCGGCCGGCAACGCTCTCAAGGGACGAGTCCCGCCTGGAGACAGCGCACCAGGCAACCGCTCTGGCCCCCGGCACATCAACGACTCGCCCTTCGGGACCCTGCCGGGCTCGGCCGAGCCCCCCCTGACGGCGGTGCAGCCTGAGGGTTCCCAGCCCCCGGGCTCCCCCACCACGGGCCCACGAAGGCGGCCGGGTTGTTCCCGCAAGAACCGCACACGCAGCCAGTGCCGTCTGGGCCAGGCGGGCAGTGGGGGCGGCGGGAGCGGCGCAGTGGAGGGCTCAGGCACCCCATCCGGCCTCGCCTGCAGCCTCGTCCCCCTGGCTCTGGCGCCGGTGCTGTGGACGGTGCTCGGGCGCTGTTGA
- the RTN4R gene encoding reticulon-4 receptor isoform X2 translates to MKRASARGSQLLAWVLWLQAWRVAAPCPGACVCYSEPKVTTSCPQQGLQAVPADIPAASQRVFLHGNRIAYVPAASFRACRNLTILWLHSNALAHIDAAAFSGLALLEQLDLSDNAQLRAVDPATFRGLGRLHTLHLDRCGLRELGPGLFRGLAALQYLYLQDNGLQALPDDAFSDLGNLTHLFLHGNHIPSVPERAFRGLHSLDRLLLHQNRVARVHPHAFRDLGRLMTLYLFANNLSALSAEALAPLRSLQYLRLNDNPWVCDCRARPLWAWLQQFRGSSSELPCSLPARLAGRDLKRLAATDLEGCAVATLPAPPIWTGGPVHEEPLGLPKCCQPDAVDKASVLEAGRPASAGNALKGRVPPGDSAPGNRSGPRHINDSPFGTLPGSAEPPLTAVQPEGSQPPGSPTTGPRRRPGCSRKNRTRSQCRLGQAGSGGGGSGAVEGSGTPSGLACSLVPLALAPVLWTVLGRC, encoded by the exons ATGAAGAGGGCGTCCGCCAGAG GAAGCCAGCTGCTGGCCTGGGTGCTGTGGCTGCAGGCGTGGAGGGTGGCGGCGCCCTGCCCAGGCGCCTGCGTGTGCTACAGCGAACCCAAGGTGACCACCAGCTGCCCGCAGCAGGGTCTGCAGGCTGTGCCCGCCGACATCCCGGCCGCCAGCCAGCGAGTCTTCCTGCACGGCAACCGCATTGCGTACGTGCCCGCCGCCAGCTTCCGCGCCTGCCGCAACCTCACCATCCTGTGGCTGCACTCGAATGCGCTGGCCCACATCGACGCGGCCGCCTTCTCCGGCCTGGCGCTCCTGGAGCAGCTGGACCTCAGCGACAACGCGCAGCTGCGGGCCGTGGACCCCGCCACGTTCCGAGGCCTGGGCCGCCTACACACGCTGCACCTGGACCGCTGCGGCCTGCGGGAGCTGGGCCCCGGCCTGTTCCGCGGCCTGGCCGCCCTGCAGTACCTCTACCTGCAGGACAACGGGCTGCAGGCGCTTCCTGACGACGCCTTCAGCGACCTGGGCAACCTCACGCACCTCTTCCTGCACGGCAACCACATCCCCAGCGTGCCCGAGCGCGCCTTCCGCGGCCTGCACAGCCTCGACCGCCTTCTGCTCCACCAGAACCGCGTGGCACGCGTGCACCCGCACGCCTTCCGGGACCTCGGCCGCCTCATGACGCTTTACCTGTTTGCCAACAACCTCTCCGCGTTGTCCGCGGAGGCCCTGGCGCCCCTGAGGTCCCTGCAGTACCTGCGGCTCAACGACAACCCCTGGGTGTGCGACTGCCGGGCGCGCCCACTCTGGGCCTGGCTGCAGCAGTTCCGTGGCTCCTCGTCAGAGCTGCCCTGCAGCCTGCCCGCGCGCCTGGCCGGCCGTGACCTCAAGCGCTTGGCCGCCACCGACCTGGAGGGTTGCGCCGTGGCCACACTGCCGGCCCCTCCCATCTGGACCGGTGGGCCTGTCCACGAGGAGCCTCTGGGGCTGCCCAAGTGCTGCCAGCCGGACGCCGTGGACAAGGCCTCAGTGCTGGAGGCCGGGAGGCCCGCCTCGGCCGGCAACGCTCTCAAGGGACGAGTCCCGCCTGGAGACAGCGCACCAGGCAACCGCTCTGGCCCCCGGCACATCAACGACTCGCCCTTCGGGACCCTGCCGGGCTCGGCCGAGCCCCCCCTGACGGCGGTGCAGCCTGAGGGTTCCCAGCCCCCGGGCTCCCCCACCACGGGCCCACGAAGGCGGCCGGGTTGTTCCCGCAAGAACCGCACACGCAGCCAGTGCCGTCTGGGCCAGGCGGGCAGTGGGGGCGGCGGGAGCGGCGCAGTGGAGGGCTCAGGCACCCCATCCGGCCTCGCCTGCAGCCTCGTCCCCCTGGCTCTGGCGCCGGTGCTGTGGACGGTGCTCGGGCGCTGTTGA